The bacterium DNA window CTGGCCGGGCTCATCGGTCGCCCCGGGGCGAGGCCGAGCCTGGTCATCGCCACACTGTCTGGCTCCCACAGGACGCTCTACAAGGAGCTCCTGGTCGAGCTCATCCGTCGCGGGGAAATAAACCTCGCCGTGGAGCAGATAGCCGAGGAGCTTGGCCTCTCCGTCACCCCCAGGAAAGCCGCTCCGCCGCCGACGGGATAACCTTCGCCGTCTTCAACACTTAGTAGGGGCCGACCGACCGGTAGGTCCGTGTTTTATTAGGCAGCCCTCACCCTAACCCTTTCTCACAGGGAGAGGGAAATCGCGGGCGACCGTGGACGGTCGCCCCTACGGATTTGATTCGCGATTGTTCGTAGGGGCGGGTGTCCACACCCGCCCGTTTTAACCCCTCACCCTAACCCGTAGGCGGGCCGCCGATGGGCCCGTGGAGCAATTTTCGCACAAACCGCGCGGTTTTTCTAAGGAGGATGATGCCCAATCCCTTCGACCCCCTTCCCCCGAACGGGGAGGACAGCCCCCCCCGGTTCCGCAAGGAAATCGCCCGGGCCGGGACGTTCCAGCATCCCGACGGCGAGCTGGAGTTCACCCCGGAGCGGCTGGCGGCCTGGGTGGAGGTCTTCCGCCAGGCGCGGGAGGCCGGTATACAGATCCCCGTCCCCCTGAACCACGGCTCCGAGCCCACGGACAACGCCGGATGGGTGGAGGACCTGGAGCTCTCCGACGACGGCGAGCGGCTCTACGCCATTCTCGTCATCACCCGGCCCGAGGTGGGCGGGCTCATCGAGGGCGGGACCATCCGCCACACCTCCCTGGCCCTGGGGCCCCTGGCCGACGATGCGGGCAACTACTGGGAGGACGCCATTCTCGAGGTGAGCCTGGTCACCGAGCCGCACATCCGGCGCCAGGAGCCCTTCGTCACCCTCACCGGGGTGCGGGAGCTGGCGGTGGAGCTGGCGGCCAGTCGCAGGAAGAACCACGAGCTTTCCAGCTACCTGGACGCTGAGCGTCTCCGGCGGCTGGAGGAGATGGTGGATGGGCTCGTCGCCCGCGGGCGCCTCTCCCCGGACCGGCGCGCCGACGTGTTGGAGCTCGCCGCGGGCCTTCCCGGCGACGACGACCGGGAGCGGTTTCTGGCCAGCTACGACCGGCCGCGGGTGAGACCCGGCGCCCTGACCGTTTCCGCGCGCCGCGAGGGGGCCGACCCCGAGCTGGAGTCCGTGGCACGGCGCTTCGGACTGGAGCCGGCGGCCCTGGCCTACTACCTGGAGAACACCGCCGGACAGGGGGGATAGCGCCAACCTGAATGTAGGGCGGGGACTTTAGTCCCCGCTGCGGCCGCTTTCACGTTCCCGGCCTCGACCCTCACCCTAACCCGTAGGCTAGCCTCTCCCTGGGAGGGAGAGGGGACATGCGGGCGACTGTGGACGGTCGCCCCTACGGGTGTGATATGCGACGAATGGACGTAGGGGCGGGTGTCCACACCCGCCCGCATTCCGTCCCTCACCGCAGAAAAAGCGGCACACGGAGTTGCCGCCCTACGAGTTGTCTTTTGGGGGCTCTATAGCCCGCCCATTTTTTCACCCCTCACCCCGGCCCGTCGGCGCGCCGCTCCCACGGGGAGAGGGGGACCGTTATCCTGGCCCTCACCCTGACGCATAGGTACGCCTCCCTCCAGAAAGTGGAGGGGGAATCTGGTGGCTCTCACCCTAAATCCCGTGAGTAAATGAATCTCTCACGGGGAGAGAAAAACTCGAAAGAAAAACCCGATTACCGGTAACCTGGAGGTTCCCATGGCTCTGACAACCAACCGTTACGACGAGCGCTTCGCCGCTGGCTGGCAGCTCCCCTTCCCCGTCGCCGCGCAGACGACGGTCTACAAGGGTGCGCTGGTCTGCCTCGACGCGAGCGGCTACCTCGTCCCCGCCGCCGACACCGCCGGCCTGCGCTTCGTGGGCGTGGCCCGGGACTCAGGCGACAACTCCTCGGGCTTCGACGGCGACACCGAGGTCGTCGTGGTGACCCAGGGCTCCATCGTGGTCGCCAAGTCCGGCGCCGCCGCCGGAGACGTGGGCGCCAGCGCCTTCTGCTCCGACGACGAGACCGTGGCGCTCTCCACCGAGAACGAGGTCTACGCCGGGCTCGTCGTATCCGTGAGCGACTCCGGCCACGTCCGTCTCCGCTTCGACGCCGGCGACTGCGCCCCGGCTTAACCCCCACAAGGAGGATCCGATGCCCTTCACCACCGCCAGCGACCTCTCCCCGAAGATGCTCGAGGGGGTCGTGCGCACCGAATTTTTCCGCGCCTACCACGAGCTCCGGGACACCGGCTGGCAGCGCTACACCACCGTGGTCTCGTCGGGTGCCGCCGAGGAGTACTACGACTGGCTGCGCCTGCTGGGCGACGTGCGGGAGTGGATCGGCGACCGGGTGATCAACCAGGGCGTGGCCGAGCGCTACTCCATCCGCAACAAGACCTGGGAGTTCGGCTTCTACCTGGATCGCTCCGCCGTGGAGGACGACCAGTCGGGCCAGATCGGCCTGGCCATCACCGCCGCGGCCCAGCGCGCCGCCGAGCACCAGGCGCGCCTCGTGACCGAGGTGCTCGAGGCCGCCTTCACCGACGCCTGCTACGACGGCGAGGCCTTCTTCTCCGACTCCCACCCCCTGGACTCGGGCGGCTCCTTCGGCAACTACACCGACGCGCTTCTGGACACGGAGTCGCTGCGGGGCGGCTTCTCGGCGCTGATGGGGATGCTGCGCTCCGACGGCGCCCCCTGGGGGAACGTGGTTTCCAAACAGAACACCACCCTCATGGTCCCGCCGGCGCTCTACTTCACCGCCCTGGAGCTGACCCAGCACCCCCACTACTCCGCGGGTGACCCGGAGAACAACCCCCTGGCCGGACTCTTCGACGTGGCGCTCAACCCCTACCTCACCAGCGAGACCGCCTGGTACCTGTTGCAGACGACCGAGCCCTTGAAGCCGCTCGTCTTCCAGCGGCGCACCGAGCTGGAGCTCACCGCCCAGACCGACCCGGCCACCGGGGACGTGGTCTTCCGCAACGACCTCTACGCCTTCGGCACCCGCCAGCGCTACAACGCCGGCTACACCTTCCCCCAGCTGGCCTACGCCAGCGACGGCACCGAGTCTTAGCGGCTCACGGGTGGACCGTGGGTCCACCCCGCACTCATGCATTCATCCGAGGAGGGACCTTGGCCTACGCCCAAGTCAGCGAGCTGCGCGAATTTCTGGGCGACGCCTTCGCCGCGGTGGAGGACGAAACCCTCGCCGGGTACCTGGACTACGCCTCCTCCGAGATAGACACCCGGCTCTCGCCCCATTTCGCCCTGCTGCCCTTCGACCCGGTTCCGGCGCTCGTGGGGCGGATTTGCCTCTATCGGGCGGCGGCCGAGGTGCTGGTCGTCTACTACGGCCGGGCCGGGGCCGGGACCGAGGACGGGCGCGCGGAGCGCTTCCGCGACGATTACGAGACACTCGTCGCCCTGCTCCTCCGCGATCCGGCGCTGCTGGGCGTGGAGCTGGGTCCCCGGCGCGGCGATGTCGCCTTCTTCCACGACGACCCGGACCACCCGGGCCTCTCCCGCTTCGGGCGGTTCCCCGGCGGGGAGGGGTCATGGTAGACCTCGCCCGGCACCACTCCATGGTCGTCGGCGCCCTGGCCGCGGGGCTCTTCACCGGCGCCCGCGTCACCTACGACCCGGGGCTCCTGCACCGATCGGCCGAGCTGCCCGCCGCGGGCCTGGTCTCCATTTCACCGCAGGGAGTGGAGCTCCTCGACGGTTCCCGCGCCCTCGTCGAGCTGGAGGTCACCCTGAGCCTGAGTAAGCTCGGCGACGAGGACCTCATCTGGGACCTGACCTCCCGCTGCGCCTCCCTGTGGCGCCTCCTCTCCCGGGCGGCGGAGGATGGCCTGCCCTACGCCTACACCTACGGGGAGAGCGAGATTTCCGGCCACACCGCCGAGGAGTGGCTCAGTCTGGAAAGCCTGACGGCGCGGTACTGGCGCACCTCCCTGGTGACCCCGCCCCGGCCCGCCTACCACCACGCGACGATCGAGGTCGCCCTGGCGGTCGTCGCCCCCCGTTGAAGAAAGGACCGACCGATGCCTTCCACCGTGCTCACGGGCAAGGGCTGCATCGTGGACGTGACCACCGGCCTCGTCTACGGCGGCGTGCAGGAGTTCAAGCTCACCAACGAGCTGGAGACCAAGAGCTTCCCCGCGGGGGAGCGCTGGAGCTCGTACACCGTGCCCGTCGGGGTCAACTGGCGGGGCGAGATCGCCTTCAAGGCCCTGGACGCGGCCACGCTCGGGGTCGTCCTCGGCGGCCAGAGCTCCACGGGGCGCGTGCTGGAGGTGCTCGACGAGGAGGCGGTCGTCCCCGAGGAGGGGCCCCGCACGGTCACTCTGGAGCACGACGACAACGTGGCGCTGTCCGAGACGGTGAAGGACGCCGCGGGGCGCTCCTTCCAGAGGGTCGAGGATGATCCCGCTTCCGGGGAGTACGCGATTGACGGCGACACCCTGACCTTCTCCGCCGCCGACGCGGGCGCGGAGGTCCGCCTCTCGTACCTCCGTCTGGACCCGAACGCCGGGGACCGGCTCGTGGTCGGCCCCGAGGACATCCCCAAAAAGTTCTCGCTCTACGGCGTGCTCCGCGGCCACGACCTGATAGAAGGTCGGGCGCCCGAGGCCCGTTTCGCAGTGTACCTGGCCGACTGCTGCCGGACCGGGGAGTTCCGCTTCGGCGCTCCGGCGGACGGCCTGGGCGGATTTACCCTCTCCTTCACCGCCCACAACGACCAGCCCGGCGACGTTGTCTTCTACCTGCCACCGCGGGAGACGGCTTAGATGAAGCGCGAATCGAAGGACCGGGAGCTCTTCCGCCTGGCCGGCGCTGAGCTGGACGGCGAGGACGCGGACGTCCAAGACGCGGTGGAGCCCGAGGAGCTGCTGCCCCCGGGGAGTGTCGAAATCGGCGGTCGGCTTTACCCCGAGCCCACCTGCTACGCCTACGTTCTCCTGGAGCGGGTCGCGTCCGGGCGCCTGCCCTACGAGCTCACCGCGACCGAGCGCGCCCTGTACCTGTTGTGGGTCGTCCTGCACCAGGAGAGCCCCGCCGAGCTGGCCGCGCTGACCCAGCGTCCCCTGGCCGAGGCCGAGCTCGCCCGGTTCGCCGCCGACCACACCCCCGCGGAGCTGCGCTCGTTTTTGGAGGGTTACCTGCAATCGGCTTCGAGCGCGGTTAAAAAAAAAGCCCCGCGACCGGCGACCCCGGTTCGGGAGTAGGTCTCGTGGAAAAGCTGGCCGCCGTCGCCCGGTTCGCCGGAACCACCATCGAGAGGGTCCTCTTCCGCTGGCCCGTGCGCCGGGCCGTCGCCTACTCCCGCCTGATGGCGGACCTGCGGCGGGCCGGGGAGAGGGCACTTTGGCGGAACACCCCACCGAGGAGCAGCCTTGAATCGCGCGTTTGAACAGGATTCCGACGCCCTGCGCCGCAGCGCCCAGGCCGTGGAGCGGGCGGCGGAAAAGCTCGAAAAATCGGCCGAGAAGCTGGGCTCCACCGACCGAGGGGGTCGTTCCGGGGCCGACGGGGACCTGGATCGAGGCCTGACCGCCTTCGAGGAGGGCCTGACGAAGACCGTCGTCGGCGTCACCACCGACCTCTTCGGCGACCTGAAGCTCGGGTTCGGCGACCTCTTCTCGGGGCTCTTCGGCCTCATGTCCAGCCTCGTGACCTCGAAGCTGGGGTTCTTCGGCGACCTGCTGGAGCTCATCCTGCCCTTCGCCGGGGGCGGCTTCGTCAGCTCGCCCACCCTGGCCCTCCTGGGTGAGGGGGGACCGGAGTACGTCCTTCCCGAGGCGAGCCTCCACCGCGCCCTCGAGGGCGGTCTGGCGGGAATGGCGGGACTGCTGGCCGACGTCCACGGCGCGGCCCCTTCCGCGACCGGGGGAGACGGGCCGGTTTTGCGCACGACCACCGTCCAGCACTTCCACTACGCCCCGGTCATCGGCTCGCTGGATAAGCTGGACGCCTACAACCAGCAGGCCGACGCCGGCGCCGCCGGGCGGGGGCTATAAAAAAGCACCCCGAAGGGTGCAGTGGAGGACGGGCGGAGGACGCGGGAATCGAACCCGATAACCAAGCTCGCAACCTGGTCTCAGCCCTGCTGCTCGTCCTCCTTAGACGGTCGCTCACATTAGGGCACCAGGCTTGACTTCCCGCAGCGGCCGAAGGAAAGATTAATACAGGGCGACCTCCATGTCAAGTAGGAGCGCCCTCCGTTTGGAAGGCGCACCGAGCAACAGAGGACCAGGACTTGCGAGCCACAAAGTAATATAGTCCGGTTTTTCCGGATTGTCAAGGTAAAAATGGAACGGATCAACGCCCCAGCTCAGACCGTGGAAATCCGCCTCGACTCCGGCGCGTGGGTGGACATCACCACCGCCGTCGAGGGCTTCGTCGTGCCCTCCTGGCGCGTGGAGGCCAAGACCGGCGAGATCATCTGCGACCAGGTTCGCGCCCGGGTCATCGTCCCGCTCCTCGAGGGGTTGGGCGTGACCATCCGTCGGGTACTCGAAGCGGGGCGGATAGACTTCCGCCTTTCCTTCCGCGAGGCGACGAGCGGCATGGCGCCCGTCGGCGCGACCCCGGCTTTCCGCGGGCGGGTGGTGGAGCTGGCGCGGCTGACCAAGCTCAGGGCCGGGGACACCCTCGATCTCACCGTCCACGACCTTCTGAAGGCGGGGAACGAATTACAGCCGTCGGCGCCCATCCTCATCTCCACCGAGCCCGCGCGCTACGACGCGGTGATTCGGGAATTGGCCGCCGAGATGGACTTGACCGTGGGCGATTTCCACGGGACCGGTATCTCGGCGACGACCCCCTACGTCACCCACCACCCCCGGCCGGGTGGGGTGGACGCCACGGTCCAAATCCGGGGCCTGGCCTGGTGGCCGGTTCACGGGTTGCTCCTGTGCGGAGCCGGAGAGAGCATCTTCGGCTATTCACCCTCGACGGGGGCGAGCTACGAGCTGGCCGTCCCCCCCTGGCCCATTCCGCTCAACCCGACGCGGCAGATAGAGACCATTTGGGTGGACGGGACCGATGTTTACGGCGTGAATCTCCCCCTCCCCGACGCGGCCGCGACCGCCCCCGGCTACATCATCAAGGCCGACCTGTCGGGATTCACCCCGCACATTGTCGCCCCGCCGGTACATTACACCGTTTACACCGAGCCGTTCAAGCTGTGGAACGCGGGAATGGCGCGGATAAAGTCTAGGGCGGCGGAATGGCGGCTGCCAAAGCCGGTGGGCGCGGGCGATTTATTCATCTACAAGGGGAACGCCATCGGCCTGGCCGGGCCGGTGGAAAAGGACTACGCGCCCGGTCCAACCGTTTTCGACGCGGAGTTTACATTAGGTGAAGATACCCACATCTACCGGGCATTCGCCCGGGATTTCTCTCGCGTGCTAGGCAAGCCGGGTATCCATCGTGAATACGCGTCGGAAAACCCGCTCATGTACGGTCGTAATCTCTTCCTCCCCGAGGAAACCGCCGTCGGTGTGGAGTTCACCGAAAGCAACCGGAGGCCCGCCGACGTGACGGCCTACCGGATGCCGGGGCCTTTGGCCTACTACATCCCGCGGTTCAGCCCCGACGGAGACGATTGGGTCTACGATGTCGGCAGTGGGTTGCCCTACGCCGAAAATGCGGGCAAGCTCCCATGTACCTTGCCGGCTGGATACTATGCCTTCATAAATCACGGCGGAAGCCGCAGGAATTATTCCGGCCCCCCGGAGCCCGAGAAGGTATCAGCCTTCGAGATTTCCTTCACCCGGGCGCAACGCCGCCCCTCGGTAGTCTTTACCTCGGCGGGTGATAAAATCTTTACCGCCGAGGACGACGTGGACATCTCCACCCTGACCAATCCCCTGGGACCCCTGGCGGACAACAATACCAATGAATATGAGAGGCTTTACTACCGGGATTTGACCGCGGGAACACGGTGGTTGATAGCGGGGTTTCCCAGCCGCGCACATTCCGTGCGAATGGCCCGCCTGGGTGATTCCGAGGCTTTGGTGATATTCGCCCGAGAGGATGGGATGCCCGGGTCCTACAACCACACGGCGCCGCTGACCAGGCTGGTCCTCAGCCGGGTGCGTAAGTCTTATCCCCTCTGGGACTTGACCAGCCTCGGGGGCTGGACGATCAACGACGACCCGAACGCCTACTACCACTACACCCCGACGAGCCTGGCTCATTTAAATGGGAAGGCTTACGTCGGCTACACCCGGACCACCCAGCGATTCGTCACCCTGGAGGGCGCCCCCGTCACCCGGGCTTACGTTGATTGGGAGCAGGACGGATTCGTCTTCAACATGGGCCATTCCATCGTCGAGGTCGGTGCCTATCTCATGGATGACATCAAGGTCGGGGACCGCATCCGTTTGTGGCCGAAAAAGCCCAAACACCTCCCCTACGCGCCGCTACCCCGGACCATCACCGACATCGAGTGGATAAATGCAGATATGGTGACCAGGCTCACGGTGAGCCCGCCTTTGGATTGCTCGAACGGGGCTTTACGCCCGGAAGATCGGATTATCGAGCTTCTCAGCCCGCTGGAAAGCACTCACACCAAGGGTATCGAGGAGTACGACTCCGGGTATGGAGATCAATTCGACGGCCCGCCGACCCTCCAGGTCGAGGCCGAGGCCCGCGAAATCCGTACCTACTTCCGGGCCTACGACCTCATTACGGATACCTGGGGCGCCCCGCTCGACTTCGGCCGCGAGGACGTGACCGAGGAACTCACCGCCGAGGACGACCCGGAGAACCAACGGGCGACGCTCTCCCTCTCGAACGCCTTCCCCGACCCGGCGCTCATCACGGTGAAGCTGGGCGATTCCCCGGTTTCCTTCACCGTGGATACCGACGAACTCTACGAAACGGGAGACTGCATCCTGGCGCTCTCCCGGCGGTACGTCGGGCTGGAGTTGACCGTCGCCTATTCTTACTGGGATGCGTCGCTGCGGTTCACCGAGATGACCACGGTCGGCTCCACCGTCTACTACACCCGGGGGAAGGAGCTGCGGTCTTATTCCGGCTCCGTGGTCGGGCACGGCGAGGTCCACTACCAAGCCTCGGGGACCGCTTCACCCCTGGTGATTCCGGCGGCGGTGTCCCCCACAACCGTCTACGGCGTGGCCGAAGGCGGCGGGAACTACCCCTACCAGCTTTCGGTGAACCACTCGCTCAACGTCGGCGACCGCTCCGGGTGGGCCGGGAAGGGCCTGGCCTCCTGCCTGGCCGAGGTGGCCCTGGCGCTCGGGTGCATCTTCTGGGTGGACGGCAGCGGGGTGATCCACTTCGTCCCGAGGGGCTGGCGGCGGGGGAGAACCACCGTCCCCCCCGAGGAAGTGCTGGACTACCAGGAGCCGGGGGCCTGGCAGCGGGCGGCGCCGGCGGTGACCGTCGGTTGGCCGGGCGGCGAGGAGACGGCTGGGGTGCTCTCCGCCACGAGGCTCACCGACAACGAGAGCTTCAGCGCGCCGCTGGTGACCTCGGCGGGTTGGGCACGCCTGCTGGCGAACCTTCTCTATATGGCTAAGAGCAACCGCGGCAGCCGGGCCGAGGTGACGCTGGCCGGGTTGCGGCTGGACATCGAGACCGGCGATGGGTTGAGACTCGGGCTCGCCGGGGCGACCTCGCCCGACGACGGCTGCGGGGTCGTGGTGGGAATCGAGCCGCGATTGAACTTCGGCGAGGCGGCGACGCGGTTCGCTCTGGAGTTAGAGGATGGTACATAAAAGAAATATTATCATGCATTTATGACATTAACGTGATTTTGATTCAAGATTTTCTTGATTTTTTCTGTAATTACGTGTAAACTAGAGCAGGTAGTTAGGAGGGAATATGCGTAGCTTGAGCAGCAGCATTGATAAAGATATCGGTTTGCGCATTAAGGAAGTCCGGACCGATGTAGGAATAACGCAAGGGGATCTGGCTAAAGAAATAGGAGTTGGCTCTGCTCAGATTATTTCTGATATAGAGCAGGGAAAAAGAGCGTTAAAGGCTAGTGAATTAAATAAATTAGCGAATGCCCTTTTTAAAGATCCTGTTTTCTTTTTAAAAATTGACAAATCTAAAGGTAAACCGGCTCTTTTATACAGGGGCGATGAACGATGTGAGGTGGGTAGCCTTGGTAAAGTCGGGGCATACTTTATTCAGAAGTGTGAACAATATCGTCATCTAGAAACTTTGCTTGATAAAAAACCAGCATCACAGCTCTATCAAGAAGAAATTAATATCACCCATACTAGGGAAGACTATGCTTGGGCGGATAAACTAGGTAACCAAACACGTAAATTGTTTCAATTAGGTGCGCGGCCCGCGCGGGTTCTTTGCAGCATACTCGAGCAAATTTATAATATAAAGATTTGGTTTAAAAGAGGTATGGATAAATCGGCATGTGCAACCATCACAGATTTTGGTCCTGCAATTTTAATAAATAGTGAAGATTCTCCGTGGAGACGTAATTACGATTTAGCACATGAATTATTTCATTTGATCACATGGGAGTCTTTTATTAAACAAGCAGACAACGATCCAGATTGGCATGATCAGCTTGAAAAATTAGCTGATGTCTTCGCCTCGACCTTATTGTTACCTGAGGAAGAGATTAGAAGTGAATTCGCATCTAGAATACGAAATGATAGTATCTCCTATCTCGATTTGATTAATATTGCACGTGATTTTGAGGTTTCGACTTCAGCTTTACTTTGGCGCTTTGTAAATATTGGTCTCCTAAAGCGAAAAGACATCTTGAGCGCCCTCCAAGATAGGTATTTCAAAGCCCAAGATAAATCGGAGCGCGTTGGTGATTGGCTGCAGCCCCCCGATTTTCCTGATAGGTTTGTTCAATTAGCGATCACTGCGCATAATATTGGTAGGCTTGCAAAAGGTCAATTAGCTCGCTATCTCCAAACGTCTATACCAGAGGTTGAAGATGTAGTAAGAGAATACGGTTATAACCTGGGGATTATTAATGGCAGCGATACAACATCTAGCTTTAGATGCTAATATTATAATCGAAGCATTTAAACTTAATGCATGGAAACCCCTTGCAGATAAATTCAATATTGTCGTTACTAGTACAATCATTGAAGAGGCATCTTTTTTTATAATAGACAGTAAAAGGATCAGTATATCAAAGAGTGAATTCGGTAAATGCACACAAATAGACCCTAATCTTCAGGAATTACAAGATATTGTCGACATTTTTGATAATGTTCTATTACAATCGGTTGAACAAGGCGAAATTGAAATATTAGCTTTGGTTAAAGCAG harbors:
- a CDS encoding Mu-like prophage major head subunit gpT family protein, encoding MPFTTASDLSPKMLEGVVRTEFFRAYHELRDTGWQRYTTVVSSGAAEEYYDWLRLLGDVREWIGDRVINQGVAERYSIRNKTWEFGFYLDRSAVEDDQSGQIGLAITAAAQRAAEHQARLVTEVLEAAFTDACYDGEAFFSDSHPLDSGGSFGNYTDALLDTESLRGGFSALMGMLRSDGAPWGNVVSKQNTTLMVPPALYFTALELTQHPHYSAGDPENNPLAGLFDVALNPYLTSETAWYLLQTTEPLKPLVFQRRTELELTAQTDPATGDVVFRNDLYAFGTRQRYNAGYTFPQLAYASDGTES
- a CDS encoding XRE family transcriptional regulator, which gives rise to MRSLSSSIDKDIGLRIKEVRTDVGITQGDLAKEIGVGSAQIISDIEQGKRALKASELNKLANALFKDPVFFLKIDKSKGKPALLYRGDERCEVGSLGKVGAYFIQKCEQYRHLETLLDKKPASQLYQEEINITHTREDYAWADKLGNQTRKLFQLGARPARVLCSILEQIYNIKIWFKRGMDKSACATITDFGPAILINSEDSPWRRNYDLAHELFHLITWESFIKQADNDPDWHDQLEKLADVFASTLLLPEEEIRSEFASRIRNDSISYLDLINIARDFEVSTSALLWRFVNIGLLKRKDILSALQDRYFKAQDKSERVGDWLQPPDFPDRFVQLAITAHNIGRLAKGQLARYLQTSIPEVEDVVREYGYNLGIINGSDTTSSFRC